A single genomic interval of Terriglobus albidus harbors:
- a CDS encoding alkaline phosphatase family protein translates to MRLAVSIFLSGVMMCFATALSAQTHRPVLMISIDGLRPDYVTRADQHGLKIPNLRRILAEGAHAEGVVNVSPTVTYPNHTTLVTGVLPSEHGIYNNELFDPEGKEHGGWYWYAQAVQAPTLWQAAKDAGLVTASVYWPVTVKASGIDYNIPEYFRQRTQPDRYMEEAVSRPAGMLEELEQKAGPFNIRNSDAVFDETVTRTTIAMIESRHPDFLTVHIVSLDHVEHEHGPFSPEANADLEKIDEMVGRIAIAQRKVHPNGVIAVVSDHGFSAVRHRVYLNSALVKEGFISLSGHEKATVDRWSVFAWPAGGTAMMMLRDKGDAETEKKVQILLAKLAADPRYGIAEIVSHEKAVQQGMNPDVAFVVNFKPGYRMAVGFAEPELEDLTKDEGTHGYMNTLDEMHSSFFVEGPGVAKGKNLGVIDMRQIAPTIAGLLGAKLDTAKSPRLSLQ, encoded by the coding sequence TTGAGGCTAGCAGTATCCATTTTCCTGTCAGGTGTGATGATGTGTTTCGCGACAGCACTGTCAGCGCAGACGCATCGCCCGGTGTTAATGATCTCGATTGACGGCCTTCGGCCTGACTATGTCACACGGGCGGACCAGCACGGCCTCAAAATTCCCAACCTCCGCCGGATACTTGCGGAGGGTGCTCACGCGGAGGGGGTGGTGAATGTGTCGCCGACTGTGACCTATCCCAACCACACCACCCTGGTCACGGGAGTTCTGCCGTCAGAGCACGGTATCTATAACAATGAGCTCTTCGATCCCGAAGGGAAGGAGCATGGTGGCTGGTACTGGTATGCCCAGGCGGTGCAGGCTCCGACCCTATGGCAGGCAGCAAAGGATGCAGGGTTGGTGACAGCGAGTGTTTACTGGCCTGTCACGGTCAAGGCCAGTGGAATTGATTACAACATTCCGGAGTATTTTCGTCAGCGGACGCAGCCGGACCGGTATATGGAGGAGGCTGTCTCGCGCCCCGCTGGAATGCTGGAGGAGCTGGAGCAGAAGGCCGGGCCATTCAACATACGCAATTCGGACGCCGTCTTTGATGAGACGGTGACGCGGACGACGATTGCGATGATCGAAAGCCGGCATCCTGACTTTCTAACGGTCCATATTGTCTCGTTGGACCATGTGGAGCACGAACACGGTCCTTTCAGCCCGGAGGCGAACGCTGACCTGGAGAAGATCGACGAGATGGTGGGCCGTATCGCGATAGCGCAACGCAAGGTACATCCGAATGGAGTAATCGCCGTAGTTTCGGATCACGGCTTCAGTGCGGTGCGGCACCGGGTCTATCTGAACTCGGCACTGGTCAAAGAAGGTTTTATCTCGCTTTCAGGACACGAAAAGGCGACGGTGGATCGGTGGAGTGTCTTCGCCTGGCCGGCGGGCGGCACCGCCATGATGATGCTGCGTGATAAGGGTGACGCTGAAACGGAAAAGAAGGTGCAGATCCTGTTGGCAAAGCTCGCGGCAGATCCACGCTATGGAATCGCCGAGATCGTCTCGCACGAGAAGGCTGTGCAACAGGGAATGAACCCCGACGTCGCTTTTGTCGTGAATTTCAAACCGGGATATCGCATGGCGGTTGGTTTCGCCGAGCCGGAATTGGAAGACCTCACAAAGGACGAAGGTACCCACGGCTATATGAACACGCTCGACGAGATGCACTCCTCGTTCTTTGTCGAAGGTCCCGGCGTTGCGAAAGGGAAGAATCTGGGAGTGATCGATATGCGACAGATTGCGCCGACGATTGCAGGGCTGCTGGGAGCGAAGCTTGATACGGCCAAATCTC
- a CDS encoding transketolase family protein, which produces MVVAAPVETSAKTYDCREAYSRTLEEMAAQDKRVCAVVNDSVSSTKLKKFKELFPDRFVNVGIAEQNMVGVGAGLANGGMVPYVCGASCFLTARAMEQVKVDLGYSKWNVKLCGMSSGMAYGQLGATHHSIEDMAWTRIIPNLTVIVPADPLETEQVMRYSLRHDGPMFLRISRVPVPEVHDRGYQFTLGRAALMNDGDDVTIITNGILVARALQAAKLLEQRGIFARVLNMSSIKPLDYDAIIKAAKETRGIVTVEEALTAGGLGGAVAEVLALHHPAPMRMLGLPDVFAPTGSAEFLLDHFHLNADGMVNAALDLLGENK; this is translated from the coding sequence ATGGTAGTCGCTGCTCCCGTTGAGACATCGGCCAAGACTTACGATTGCCGCGAAGCCTACTCCAGAACCCTCGAAGAGATGGCCGCGCAGGACAAACGTGTCTGCGCCGTCGTCAATGACTCGGTCTCTTCGACCAAGCTCAAGAAGTTCAAGGAACTCTTCCCCGACCGGTTCGTCAACGTCGGCATTGCGGAGCAGAACATGGTCGGTGTCGGCGCCGGCCTGGCCAACGGAGGCATGGTCCCCTACGTATGCGGAGCCTCCTGTTTCCTGACCGCCCGCGCCATGGAACAGGTAAAGGTCGATCTTGGCTACTCCAAATGGAATGTCAAGCTATGCGGCATGTCCTCCGGCATGGCCTATGGGCAGCTTGGCGCCACCCACCACTCCATCGAAGACATGGCCTGGACACGCATCATCCCGAATCTCACCGTGATCGTTCCGGCGGATCCCCTGGAAACCGAGCAGGTCATGCGCTATTCGCTGCGGCACGATGGCCCCATGTTCCTTCGCATCAGCCGCGTTCCGGTGCCTGAAGTACATGATCGCGGATATCAGTTCACCCTGGGCCGGGCCGCACTGATGAATGACGGAGACGATGTCACCATCATCACCAACGGCATCCTGGTAGCTCGGGCACTGCAGGCCGCGAAGCTTCTGGAACAACGCGGCATCTTCGCCCGCGTGCTGAATATGAGCAGCATCAAACCGCTCGATTACGACGCAATCATCAAAGCCGCGAAAGAGACCCGCGGCATTGTCACCGTCGAAGAAGCACTCACCGCCGGAGGCCTGGGCGGAGCGGTCGCCGAGGTGCTCGCGCTCCATCACCCTGCACCGATGCGCATGCTTGGCCTTCCTGACGTCTTCGCACCTACCGGGTCCGCGGAGTTTCTGCTCGATCACTTTCATCTGAACGCAGACGGCATGGTGAACGCGGCACTCGATCTGCTGGGAGAGAACAAGTAG
- a CDS encoding transketolase yields the protein MKHLQQAANLTRIRAMSMTHHSQLGHTGGDLSSADVLTCLYLGGILAVDPARPHWEQRDRFIMSKGHCSGAFYATLAARGFFPVEQLKTFMDPLSMLNGHPDRNKLPGVEANTGPLGHGAPIAVGAALAAKMRGEHWRVFVLTGDGELQEGSNWEAAMTAHHYKLDNLTVIVDRNRIQQGDFTENTIQMDPLAPKWSSFGFAVREVDGHNHEELMQVFQSLPLEPGKPTCIIANTVKGKGVSFAENKPAWHHGVPTREQLFMAAEELGVEVPW from the coding sequence TTGAAACACCTGCAACAAGCTGCAAACCTGACCCGCATCCGTGCGATGTCGATGACCCATCATTCGCAACTGGGTCACACCGGCGGCGACCTCTCCTCTGCCGACGTTCTTACCTGTCTCTACCTGGGTGGAATTCTGGCGGTCGATCCCGCGCGGCCCCACTGGGAGCAGAGAGATCGCTTCATCATGTCCAAGGGGCACTGTTCGGGCGCCTTCTATGCAACACTCGCCGCCCGTGGCTTTTTCCCGGTCGAACAGCTCAAGACCTTTATGGACCCGCTGTCCATGCTGAATGGACATCCGGACCGGAACAAGCTGCCCGGAGTGGAAGCGAATACCGGCCCCCTGGGCCATGGAGCACCGATCGCCGTCGGCGCTGCCCTTGCGGCGAAGATGCGCGGTGAGCACTGGCGGGTCTTCGTCCTTACCGGCGATGGTGAGCTGCAGGAAGGCTCCAACTGGGAGGCCGCTATGACCGCTCACCATTACAAACTCGATAATCTGACGGTCATCGTAGACCGCAACCGGATTCAGCAGGGTGACTTCACCGAAAACACGATTCAGATGGATCCGCTCGCGCCGAAGTGGTCCTCCTTCGGCTTTGCCGTGCGCGAAGTCGATGGACATAATCACGAAGAGCTGATGCAGGTCTTTCAGTCGCTCCCTCTCGAACCCGGCAAACCCACCTGCATCATCGCAAATACGGTCAAAGGAAAAGGCGTCAGCTTTGCAGAGAACAAGCCCGCTTGGCATCATGGTGTGCCGACCCGTGAGCAGCTTTTCATGGCGGCGGAAGAACTCGGAGTGGAGGTCCCATGGTAG